Genomic window (Dehalococcoidia bacterium):
ATCCTTCTCCGACACCTTTTGCAAATTCGTCGTTAAGCTCAGCCAGTTCTTTTCTCTTTATTGAATGGATTTTGACTTCAAAGTTTACTGTTTTACCTGCAAGTTCCGAATTGTCGAAATCATCGGGTACTTGAACAGCAAATTCAGTATCTTGGTCCAAGCTTAGACCGACAAGGCCTTCATCCAATCCAGGCACTGGAAAAGTTGTACCCGGGCGAGGGATATAATCCGTAGCTTCGCTTCGTACGATCTCCCTTGGTTCTGGCGATTCGTCAACTTTTCCCACAATAGTAAGATTAACCAAATCATCCATTTGCACGGTGCCTTCTTCTACAGGTTCCCAAACTGCAAGCTCGTTGCGTAATTGTTCAATCACTGTATCTACTTGAGCATCCTCAACATTAACGCTATCGAGGGAAACTCTAATGGATTCATAGTCCCCAAGGTCTACCTCAGGTTGTAAAGGCACGGTTGCTACGAATGATGGTGGGTCAAATTGTTCGAGTGAGACAGAAGGAATCCCGCCTAATTCAATACCAGCGTCTTCAATTGCCTTATTCGTAAATTCCTGAATGATAGTATCCATAGCTTCATTCAGAAGGTAGCCTCTTCCGTACATTTTTTCGACAATTTGACGCGGTGCTTTACCTTTTCGAAATCCGGGAATGGATAAACGTCTTACAGATTGCCGATAAGCTTGATTTAAGTACGGTTCTATATCATCGTTATCAAGCGCTATTGAAACAATTGCTTCGCGGGGTTCACGATTTTCTGTGGAAAACTTCACTAGCCAGCCTATATCTCAAGGAATTTCGGTATCTCTTTATAGCACGATAATCTATTTTTCGAAAGGATTCACGAGTAAATTGAATACTTAATATATAGTAACTAACCTAGCAACTCTATGCGCAATTGCGATAAAGTTGTCATACCAAGAGGAGGGGTTCGTTGATTTCTCTTATAAGATTATTATTACGGGTAGTTTGGCTTGTACTGTTAGTATTAGGTATCAAGCGTGCATTAGAAATCGCTGAAAATGGAACAGATGCTTTAGCTGAGAAGTTAGAGTCTGGAGAAGGAGGTTCTTTGGAAACCTCACTTGCAAGACTTCATTCGGCTTTGCATAAATCGGAATTCAACGAAGATGAAGATCTTACTAACGTCACATAAAACAAATCTTTTAGTACCGGAAAATATTAATTTTGTATAAATCTAATACGTGTGGTGAGCTGAGAAACAGCAATATAGGGCTTCAAGTTACTTTGTCAGGCTGGGTTCATCGACGAAGAGACCACGGAGGATTGATCTTTATAGACCTTCGCGACAGGACAGGTTTAGTACAAGTTGTATTCCATCCGGATGAAGCACCACAAGCCTTTAGGACAGCTGAGCGTTATCGGGCTGAATGGGTAGTGCAGATTGAAGGTACTGTTAGAGAAAGACCAGAAGGAACAATCAATCCGAATCTTGATACCGGTGAGATTGAAATCCATGCCCTTTCCACTCAGATTCTAAATGCTTCCAAAACTCCGCCCTTTGATGTAAGCCAAGACTCTCAGGTAGACGAATTGCTGCGTATGCGATATCGATACCTAGATCTCAGACGACCTTTTATGCGCGAAAATCTGCAACTACGTCACTCTGTAGTCAAATTCATAAGAGACTATCTTGACGAAAAAAAATTCATTGAAATAGAAACTCCTATTTTGATCAAAAGCACCCCAGAAGGAGCAAGGGATTTCTTAGTACCGAGCAGGATTCATCCTGGTGATTTCTACGCACTTCCCCAGTCACCGCAGCAGTTAAAGCAATTATTGATGGTTGCAGGAACCGATAAATACTTCCAAATCGCCCGGTGTTTTCGTGATGAAGATCCCCGTGCAGACAGGTTGCCTGAGTTCACGCAATTAGATGTTGAAATGTCTTTTGTTGATCGGGACGACATAGTAAATCTAATGATTGATCTATACGTCAAGTTAATACAATCAGTGAAGCCCGATAAAAAAATAGCTCTTCCCATACCTCGCTTTACTTTTGAAGAAGCAATGGAGCGATTCGGTAGTGACAAACCTGATATCCGTTATTCAATGGAAATCTCCGATTTCTCTGAAATTGTGAAGGAAAGCCAGTTTCAAGTTTTCTCTAAAGTAGTAGCTAACCAAGGTTATGTTAAAGGTTTCGCTGCGCCAGGAATCGCAGATATTCCAAGAAGGCAGGCTGACGAGTTAATTGACCTCGCAAAAAGTTATGGGGCCCAGGGCCTTGTAACTATAGCCATAGATATTTCGGCTCCATCCATATCTTCTTTAACTTTGGAGCAAGTACGAACTCCAGCAAAAGCACTCTCAATCGATGAAATTAAACTGATCGCAGAAAAATGCAATGCAATGCCAGGAGATTTGATATTAATTGCAGCAGGCACAAAACCCATGACACAAAACGTCTTAGGGCAGCTTAGGACCGCAATGGCCAATCGTTTAGAATTAGCAGACCCAGATACCATTGCGCTATGTGTAATAACTGACTTCCCGTTATTTGACTGGAATGAAAAAGAAGATCGATGGGACTCGGTTCATCATCCCTTCACTGCTCCTTTTGAAGAGTCATGGGCAGATTTAAATAACGATCCAGGGAACGCGATTTCAAAGGCGTATGACTTAGCCGCGAACGGCTATGAATTAGCTGGAGGAAGCATCCGAATTCACCAGCGTGAAAAACAAGAACTCGTTTTTGAGATATTGGGCCATGATCCCTCTGAAGTAGAATCCCAATTTGGGCACTTATTGGAAGCTTTTGAATACGGAGCCCCACCGCATGGTGGCTTTGCTGGCGGAATTGACAGGCTCGTAATGATCTTGTCAGATAACGCAGATTCCATAAGGGATACAATTGCGTTCCCAAAAACTCAGATAGGTTCTGATCCTCTTTTTGGAGCCCCGTCACCTGTCGATGAACGGCAACTAACTGATTTACATTTAAAACTTATTCCTGAAATTAAAGAGTAATGTTGCCTGAGCTAACATACGCTCAGTTTTTCTTGCTTAGTTCACTTGGTCTTTCCGTTGGAATCATTGGTGCAATAGTTGGTGTAGGAGGAGGGTTTTTACTGGTCCCCGCACTATTGTTTATATTCCCTGATGCATCTCCAGCCGCTATAACAAGTATTTCCCTAACAGCAGTTTTTTTTAATGCATTATCTGCAAGCATTGGTTACAGAATTAGGGGTAATCAGGATTTTCGCACCGCTTTATTGCTGATTGTCACTGCAGCTCCCGCAGCTATATTTGGCGCATTTATAAACCAGCAAACTGGGAGAGGGCCTTTTGAAATAATTTTCGGATTCGCTCTAATTTTCGGAGCAGCTTATTTGTTAGTCAGAAGCTTGCTAGAGAATTCGTCACACAAAATAGCACTTAAGGGAAAAAATAGAACCATCCTCCAGCGCGATGGGAGAAGCTATGTGTACAAAGTAAATGAACCTCTCGCTGCCGGAGTGGCTCCATTTGCAGGGTTTGTGGCCGGTTTTTTTGGTATTGGTGGAGGAATCATTAATGTTCCTTTCATGCTTATCGTACTGCGCATGCCTGCCAACGTTGCTGTAGCCACTTCGCAACTTGAACTAACCGTTGCTTCTGCTGCCGCTTTGCTAGTACATCTCTCAAGCGGGCTTGATGATCCTAATCAATGGACAATGGCTGGAGTTGTGGGCCTAGGAACTCTCATTGGTGCACAAATTGGCGTCCGAATAGCGCCTAAGGTTGGCGGGCGCTTAGTATTAAGCATCATTGGATTAGGCCTTTTGATAGCAGGAACGAGACTGCTTGCCACAAGCTTACTCTAATTTATTGCTTTACCTGTGAACCCTGAATCCTTTTTTCGAGGCCAGCCCACTCCTTTTCCCGTAAAACATATTTTTGTATTTTCCCCGTTGCAGTTTTAGGTAAATCACCAAATTCTACGTATTTGGGAGCCTTAAAACGCGCTATACGTTCTTTACAAAAGTCGATTATTTCCTGCTCAGAAAGATTTGCACCATCCCGAGGAGAAACAAAAGCCTTTGGAACTTCACCCCACTGACTATCAGGAACTGCAATGACTGAAACTTCCAGTACCCCAGGATTTTCCATTATGACTTTTTCGACTTCTTGGCTTGAAATATTTTCACCACCAGAAATAATTATGTCCTTCGCGCGATCTTGGAGTTCTATCTGGCCATCATCATGCCAAACCGCTAAGTCTCCAGAGTGAAACCAACCACCTTCAAATGCTTTTTGGGTTGCATCAATATCATCATAGTAGCCCGACATGACTCCATTAGAACGCATTAGTACTTCACCCATAGACTTACCATCACGAGGAACGTCATTCATATTCGCATCGACAACTCTAACCCCCGTAGATGCGTGGATATAAGGAACCCCTTGCTTAGATTTAGCGAAAGCCTTTTCGTCTGGGCTCATACCAAACCACGAATCCTGAGGGACACAAAGTGTGTAGGGACCATATGTTTCAGTTAGTCCGTATAGGTGAATGATGTTGGCTCCCATAGTTTCCATTGTCCGCACAACCTGAGGAGCCGGCGGCGCACCACCCGTTGCTATTGTCACTCCAGTCAAATCACGCCCCTCGGCAGAGGGAGAAGAATACATACCAGTCAGAACAGTCGGAGCTCCGCACATGTTACTAACATGGTGCTCCTCAATAAGTTCGTAGATCTTCTGGGGATCCACTCTACGAAGGCAAAGATGCGTCCCCGAAACCGCGGTAACTGCCCAAGTATTGCACCATCCATTACAGTGGAACATAGGTAGTGTCCAGAGATAAACACTTTGCCAATTCAAACCTGTCTCAACTACCTCCCCAAGCGCATTCAGATACGCCCCTCGGGCATGATATTGAACTCCTTTGGGCATACCTGTGGTACCAGATGTATAGTTTATTGTTATTGTGTCTAATTCTGAATCAATCGGGTCTCTGTGCTTTCCAGAAGGCGCAGTTTCAAGGAATTCTTCATACTCCAGGCTTGGAATATCATCAGCTTTGGGGAATTCGTCCACTACCTGCACATAGGTTGTAATTAAAGGAAGATCATCCTTAATCTGAGCGATTATTGGGGCGAACTCCGAATCAAACACTAAAACTTTCGACTTGGAATGATTCAAAATGTAAGTTATTTCACGAGCTGAAAGTCGCGTATTGATTGCCACAAGTACTGCACCAATACTCATTGGCCCATAATGACCTTCAAGTAGTGGAGGGAGATTTGGCACAATAAATGCAACTTTGTCGCCCTTCGATACACCTGATTTCTTTAAAGCACCTGCAAGCTTATTAACCCTATCCATGAATTCAGCGTAAGAATATTTGCGTGCACCATAAATTACGGCAGTCTTATCTGGGTATACAAATGCACTCCGTTCAAGAAATGTAAAAGGCTCCAAATTTTCATAAAAAGCTGATTGCTGCATATCCCCTCCCATTAAAGTGGGATTCTACCGATCAATCGTTACATGTAAAGAGTGCTGTTATGATTAGCAAAACAGGAGGAGCAAATGGGAACTGTAGATGATCGATTGATTGAAATGGGAATAGTTCTACCTCAAGTAGCAACGCCTTCCGCTAATTATCTGCCGTCGGTGAGATCAGGCGATTATTTATTTGTAGCTGGTCAACTGCCCAGAAACGAATCAGGGGAAGTATTAGCTGGGAAATTAGGATTAAATACAGATGTGGAAACTGCTTACGAGGCTGCCAAATCCTGTGCCCTCTACTCCCTTTCTGTAGCAAAATTGGCCTTAGGATCTCTAGATTCGATCAAACGAGTCGTACGTGTTATGGGATTGGTGAACTCGACTCCTGATTTCACAATGCATCCTGCAGTAATAAATGGGTTTTCAGATTTTATGGCTGAAGTTTTGG
Coding sequences:
- a CDS encoding RidA family protein, with the protein product MGTVDDRLIEMGIVLPQVATPSANYLPSVRSGDYLFVAGQLPRNESGEVLAGKLGLNTDVETAYEAAKSCALYSLSVAKLALGSLDSIKRVVRVMGLVNSTPDFTMHPAVINGFSDFMAEVLGDSGKHARVAYGVSSLPAGAIVEVETLYEVTSS
- a CDS encoding long-chain-fatty-acid--CoA ligase, producing the protein MQQSAFYENLEPFTFLERSAFVYPDKTAVIYGARKYSYAEFMDRVNKLAGALKKSGVSKGDKVAFIVPNLPPLLEGHYGPMSIGAVLVAINTRLSAREITYILNHSKSKVLVFDSEFAPIIAQIKDDLPLITTYVQVVDEFPKADDIPSLEYEEFLETAPSGKHRDPIDSELDTITINYTSGTTGMPKGVQYHARGAYLNALGEVVETGLNWQSVYLWTLPMFHCNGWCNTWAVTAVSGTHLCLRRVDPQKIYELIEEHHVSNMCGAPTVLTGMYSSPSAEGRDLTGVTIATGGAPPAPQVVRTMETMGANIIHLYGLTETYGPYTLCVPQDSWFGMSPDEKAFAKSKQGVPYIHASTGVRVVDANMNDVPRDGKSMGEVLMRSNGVMSGYYDDIDATQKAFEGGWFHSGDLAVWHDDGQIELQDRAKDIIISGGENISSQEVEKVIMENPGVLEVSVIAVPDSQWGEVPKAFVSPRDGANLSEQEIIDFCKERIARFKAPKYVEFGDLPKTATGKIQKYVLREKEWAGLEKRIQGSQVKQ
- the aspS gene encoding aspartate--tRNA ligase, with product MYKSNTCGELRNSNIGLQVTLSGWVHRRRDHGGLIFIDLRDRTGLVQVVFHPDEAPQAFRTAERYRAEWVVQIEGTVRERPEGTINPNLDTGEIEIHALSTQILNASKTPPFDVSQDSQVDELLRMRYRYLDLRRPFMRENLQLRHSVVKFIRDYLDEKKFIEIETPILIKSTPEGARDFLVPSRIHPGDFYALPQSPQQLKQLLMVAGTDKYFQIARCFRDEDPRADRLPEFTQLDVEMSFVDRDDIVNLMIDLYVKLIQSVKPDKKIALPIPRFTFEEAMERFGSDKPDIRYSMEISDFSEIVKESQFQVFSKVVANQGYVKGFAAPGIADIPRRQADELIDLAKSYGAQGLVTIAIDISAPSISSLTLEQVRTPAKALSIDEIKLIAEKCNAMPGDLILIAAGTKPMTQNVLGQLRTAMANRLELADPDTIALCVITDFPLFDWNEKEDRWDSVHHPFTAPFEESWADLNNDPGNAISKAYDLAANGYELAGGSIRIHQREKQELVFEILGHDPSEVESQFGHLLEAFEYGAPPHGGFAGGIDRLVMILSDNADSIRDTIAFPKTQIGSDPLFGAPSPVDERQLTDLHLKLIPEIKE
- a CDS encoding sulfite exporter TauE/SafE family protein — translated: MPELTYAQFFLLSSLGLSVGIIGAIVGVGGGFLLVPALLFIFPDASPAAITSISLTAVFFNALSASIGYRIRGNQDFRTALLLIVTAAPAAIFGAFINQQTGRGPFEIIFGFALIFGAAYLLVRSLLENSSHKIALKGKNRTILQRDGRSYVYKVNEPLAAGVAPFAGFVAGFFGIGGGIINVPFMLIVLRMPANVAVATSQLELTVASAAALLVHLSSGLDDPNQWTMAGVVGLGTLIGAQIGVRIAPKVGGRLVLSIIGLGLLIAGTRLLATSLL
- the tig gene encoding trigger factor — translated: MKFSTENREPREAIVSIALDNDDIEPYLNQAYRQSVRRLSIPGFRKGKAPRQIVEKMYGRGYLLNEAMDTIIQEFTNKAIEDAGIELGGIPSVSLEQFDPPSFVATVPLQPEVDLGDYESIRVSLDSVNVEDAQVDTVIEQLRNELAVWEPVEEGTVQMDDLVNLTIVGKVDESPEPREIVRSEATDYIPRPGTTFPVPGLDEGLVGLSLDQDTEFAVQVPDDFDNSELAGKTVNFEVKIHSIKRKELAELNDEFAKGVGEGFESLGDLKARILEDLTTREEQAAKGKHQDEILIKLVEGSTIKISPQIIESELEHYVHERQDNAKAGRINNMEEYQEFLSWQGMSDEEVHEEARPKVEERLKRAYVLRAVTTKQGFDAPDSEIDSEIDALCASYGDSATEMRALFEDPERRDSIARMVINRKTFEYLSELALAGAKKASAKPKAKSKTKAEKTTTTTKKRTPRPKKATGD